ATTAGTTCGAGAATACTCTACACATAGACCTAAATAGCCACAACTCCATAGTCGTTTTCGTTGTTAACTTATAACGaattctgtaaatttggttaggggtataatcattattatttttgtatcttttctttcaaaatgtATACTAAACAAGTTTATACTTAGATAATATATCCTTGTAAACGTAAGAGAACATATAGTCATCAAACTACCTTGCGAAATTCGATATACGACAATACACGTGATCAATATGTTTaacaaaatacttaaaaactatAGTTCTACTCGTTTTCGAAAATTCAACATATAAcatcattttttaattattatataactaaagTAATAGAATGATTTTACTTGacctttttaacattttttcttcataatagtatagtaataataaattaataactgaattgaattgaatGGACTACTTGGTCTTGTTTTACTCATTTATTCGTTACACGCATAAATATAtctaagaataaaaataaatataaatacatgcatatatatggaTGGATTCATCGTCTCATGTCTTTCTTTCCCCTTTTCTTCCCAGAaccttctttctctctctctatcaCTTTGTCTCGAATAAAATTCGATTAattgtatctatctatctatctattagCTCTATCATGAACTCAATTTCATTATAATTCTTACACTCCCAATTTCATTTCTTCaaatctataaatctataatcaatcaatcaataaagCCTAGGGTTTCATTTCCACATCATGAAACCGATTCAACCACCGCCACCTTTCCCCGCCGCCGCCCCCGGTTCCGGACATAACCGtaacagcagcagcagcagccgtCCACGCCGTCGTCCTGACCTAACCTTACCGTTACCACAACGTCCACCGCCACAAATAGGCGTACCTCTCCCTCTACCACCGTCTTCCGCCCCTACTACCTCACAAACCACCACCGGAACCATACAACAACCGTTTAACCTATCGGAACTTGACAGGATGAACAGAATCGGTTCCGGCAGCGGCGGCACGGTCTATAAAGTACTCCACCGTCCTTCCGGGCGGTTATTCGCTCTGAAAGTGATCTACGGTAATCACGAAGACGACGTCCGCCGTCAGATCTGCCGTGAAATCGAGATCTTACGTGATGTTGATAATCTAAACATCGTGAAATGTCATGATATGTTTGATCACGCCGGTGAGATCCAGGTTTTACTTGAATATATGGACGGAGGTTCTCTAGAAGGTACACATATAGCTTATGAAGCTTCATTAGCTGATCTAACTCGCCAGGTTTTATCTGGTATTTATTACTTACATCGTCGAAAAATCGTACATCGTGATATTAAGCCTTCCAATTTACTCATAAACTCCAaaaaacaagtcaaaattgcCGATTTCGGTGTTAGTAGAATTCTAGCCCAGACTATGGATCCGTGTAATTCCTCCGTAGGTACTATTGCTTATATGAGTCCTGAACGAATTAATACCGATTTGAATCACGGAAAATACGACGGTTATGCTGGTGATATTTGGAGTTTAGGTGTTAGCATCTTGGAATTTTATTTGGGACGCTTTCCGTTTGCAGTAGGTAGGCAAGGTGATTGGGCTAGTCTTATGTGTGCTATATGTATGTCACAACCACCAGAGGCGCCTGCAACCGCCTCTCGTGAGTTTCGTGATTTTGTTTCTCGCTGTTTGCAGAGGGATCCTGCGCAGCGGTGGACTGCCGCCCAGTTGTTAAGGCATCCGTTTGTTACAGGGACAACAGGGAGTCATAGTCAGACTAGTAGTAATAATCATGTGCATCCGACTCATCAACTACTTCCTCCACCTCCTCGTCCGAATTTTTTTTCTCCGTCGTCGtcttgaaatttgttttttttttcttcttctttttgtgTTGAATTTACTTGTGTAACATGATCTAAGACTATTATCATTTGGGCAAGAATgagaaatttgatttttagagACAAGAAGTtggataaattaattaaaccaattatcaatcaattcgTCCTTTCATCAATTTGGAATCAATGATCATGTGTTGTTTGCTCTTATTTACGAGTAATGTTTAGGCCTGTTTTGCTATTGCTGCTTTATCAACCGTAGACATTGCCATGTCGTGAAATCAACCTTGGAAGATTAGCGAGTATCTAAGATTTTGCTTGTCATAACCGTCTATACGTTTTTGACTTGTAGCTAATCTATTAAGCACTTTCGATGAACTGTCCCAAACACCTAGAGACGGTTATATGTTTTATCTATTGAAATTTATATCGGGAGTTCATGCTTTTATCATGTGTAGGCTAATTTTGGCATTGATGCATTTCCTGGTGAGAATTTGATTCGAGAAGattaacatcaaatataattAGATTTTGAGATAAGCAGGCTTGTATTGATTGCGGTTCGATTGGTCGGATCAGGTTTATAGGATTACTATGTGACAAATTTAAGGAAAAATTACATCATCATATCTAGTACTAGATCATTATTAGAAAAGGTAAAAAGTAGATATGCAGATTAAGGATTTACTtttatgatgaagatgatgataagaGTAGTAGAGGTTATTTAGATGGATTAAGATCCTTGCCTACCCCTCCCTACAAAGTGATAATTATGCGTGCGTGTGTGTGTCTCTGTGTGTTGTAATCAATGGGTGGAGTGGGTGAAAAAgatgttcttttcttttcttttgcatCTTTCACAATCTCTCTTTATAGCATCTGATTGCATTGCCCAATAATGATACAAAGCCAGCTCATACTTTATTATGCCAAACCATTCCTCAATGATCATCTTCATAATATGTTTTGTATCAAACATAAGTCTATTACATGTGCATTGTTGTGGTCCTATTCGAGACGGATTAAGTCTATTTTTACTTCTATATTTTAACCCTATTTCCGACTTGTATGAACAATAGTTGTGTTTTGGTGAGACCTTTTAGTTCAACGATtaatttgaaagttgaaacttttGTGATAGCATATAGGGGTGGGAATGTGGCATGGGAATCTCAATTTGATCCTTGTTTTCGAATGTTATGTTTAACTGATAATagaaaaattcaaccatttaCAGCTGTATGGCCAACGGGCCCTTTTTTCTATTAATGGAAAAAGAATAAACACCACCTTTGCTACTAGTAGTCTAATACAATTATTATCATTGTGGTTATTGTTAATAACTATGACTATAATATATCGAGTGTAGTTACCTGCTGCTTAAATTGTGGCAATCcatgataaaagttttttaattatgaGCATGAAAGGGATGGAaacatttttacttttcttactgttattgaaagttttgtgtctGATTCCTACCGAACATTGAATGTATCTTTGCGTTTTTTCAACAATATGATATGAGTTAAAGTTTGATTGGAAATATCAATGAGGATGTAAAGAGAATTGGTCAATAttactttataaaaaatttcCTGTCTATACTTCAAAAATGGTTTTTTACTATAGCAGGTTTGTAGGGCCCATAAAAATTGGATTTGTAATTAAACAGTATGTGCATTAGTCCGGCCCAGAACTGCCACTTGTGGTACCGGACTACCGGCACCGGGTAGAGTAATAATTGTAAAAATATTAAGCTTTATTTAAAGAAATCGTTGTATATTTCTACATCTTTTTTCATAACTATACCCATTCACAGTGCAATGAATAATCTTACATTGTCTATAAGTTATAATACATTGAGGCGTGGAAATAAGAAAAAGGAGGTGAAGATATGAGGCCCTCTAAAAGATATTTAGATAAAATTAGCTAAAATTAAAGCAGCAAATTTAGAGTCATGAAAGCCTGAAAGTTCTTTACCTTTCATTCTAAGAATAAATTTAGATTCGGTTGAAGGGTATAATGGTTGTTTATTTCCTAATGTAGATAGAGGACGATAATGGGATAAGCATAATTTGTACGAGTATTAAACTAGAATCTTACATCCATGATGTATAGTGATGGCCaaatcataaaatttaattattttgtgttAAATCAAATTAGAATTTGCACAACATCAGTTTGTATGAATATTAAATTGattacaaaatgaaaataaatgtaacaacaataattattattattatagaaagTAAAGTAGAggggtatatataggctttaaagtttaaaacccCTTGTGTTTTTCTTTGGTAAGGAAAATATTTATTCCCAATTCCCAAACTCCCAAAAGACGAGGTACCAACATGTACATACAGAAGGAAAGAAATTAAACCAAAGATTACATGTATGTCGAGGAGCAACAACGAAAGCAACCTAACACTATCATCCTTAGGTTCGTTGCTCCATCAAATTAATGGACTCGATCTGTTGCatatataaatctttatatCGATTTCAGTTAGTCACTTAATTTAATAGTTGAATCTAGTCCCGTGTTTTGATTTAGTCCTATTTCATATATGTCGATACCTATTAGAAAAGCtcacattttattttcaaaattaatagtCTTATTACAACCATAAGTCAATTTAAACTTGTATACTTTCGCCATATTCTTCTTATTTTATTACCAGGTTGCAAATTGGTGGGAAACTAAATATTCAAGAATGAATCTTTTTACGATCATCATTAATCATTACTTAGAGACAAATCTTAGGATATACGTATTTAGATAACAAACATAGTGATATACCatagattcttttttttttttttttctttagaaaaGTACCATAGATTctgacatatatttttaactatgATATGATGCGAAGGGCCAACTAGGCCACCTTCTTCAACTTTCACAATAGGCATTGATAAATCCATGATTATATTTTGCCATTTATTgtatcggtttttttttttatcgagtACGTACATCTGTATAAAAACATGTATCATTTTGGATGACCAAAAATTGTTACAGATTAATTTCAGtataatcttttcttaaaacttgCATTTTTATTTCCCGgcatttataattaaatatttttgttagtaattaaataatttagctaataacaagatataaaaagAGATAAGTTGCCCAAACTATGTAAAAATTCCAAGAATATATTGATCAAATGAATGAGTGACGAGTTTTCTATATACTAGAATGAGTGACCAAGATATACATGTAAAAAGGAAACTTAGTTTAAGACAATTTTTATCTATATTGATAAAATTTGAGAAATAGATATAGATGGAGATACTAAACAACAAAGTAACAATCAGATTTAGATTAAGATTATTGtcttattgataaaaaaaagttttaaaacaaaacatgaATACATAATTTAATACCCAAAAGTGGGATGAATCCTAAgctaaacaaatacaaaaaactCATAGTGAGGTAAATTGATGAAGAAACGAAGACACACAAAACGGCTACATTATAGTGGCTGTAACGGTCTAATCTACTACAATATGTGTTGCAGGAGATGATATTATATAGACAACAATGTTCTCCTTTCAACCTTCAACATC
The sequence above is drawn from the Erigeron canadensis isolate Cc75 chromosome 4, C_canadensis_v1, whole genome shotgun sequence genome and encodes:
- the LOC122595296 gene encoding mitogen-activated protein kinase kinase 5, whose amino-acid sequence is MKPIQPPPPFPAAAPGSGHNRNSSSSSRPRRRPDLTLPLPQRPPPQIGVPLPLPPSSAPTTSQTTTGTIQQPFNLSELDRMNRIGSGSGGTVYKVLHRPSGRLFALKVIYGNHEDDVRRQICREIEILRDVDNLNIVKCHDMFDHAGEIQVLLEYMDGGSLEGTHIAYEASLADLTRQVLSGIYYLHRRKIVHRDIKPSNLLINSKKQVKIADFGVSRILAQTMDPCNSSVGTIAYMSPERINTDLNHGKYDGYAGDIWSLGVSILEFYLGRFPFAVGRQGDWASLMCAICMSQPPEAPATASREFRDFVSRCLQRDPAQRWTAAQLLRHPFVTGTTGSHSQTSSNNHVHPTHQLLPPPPRPNFFSPSSS